The genome window CGGCTTCCGTCCTTGCGTGCTGCGGGCGATCGTGGGATGGTCGCGCCCACGAATGCCAATCGTTCGCATTTTTGCCTAACGCGGGGGACCCGTCGATGTTCCAGGAAAGAGCCGGCGTCGCGCTGCTGGCGCTGCTGGCGTGCGCGCTGCCGGCCGCTGCGGCGCACGCCGCGGATGCGGCGCCACGCGCGCTGCGCAGCTGCGTCGCCTGTCACACCTTCGACAAGGGCGGCCATTCCAAGATCGGCCCCAACCTCTGGGGAATCGCCGGTGCCAAGGCGACGCACGATCCGAACTACGGCAAGTACGGCGACGATTTCCTCGCCGCCGCGGCGACCGGCCTCACCTGGACCGACGCCAACCTCGACGCCTACATCGCCGAACCGCTGGGCTTCCTGCGCGAGGTGCTCGGCAAGCGCGCGGTGCGCACCTACATGGTCACCCGGGTGCCGCGCGAAGCCGACCGCGCCG of uncultured Alphaproteobacteria bacterium contains these proteins:
- a CDS encoding Membrane c-type cytochrome cy, coding for MFQERAGVALLALLACALPAAAAHAADAAPRALRSCVACHTFDKGGHSKIGPNLWGIAGAKATHDPNYGKYGDDFLAAAATGLTWTDANLDAYIAEPLGFLREVLGKRAVRTYMVTRVPREADRAAILDYLKSLKDD